The following is a genomic window from Desulfobacterales bacterium.
CAATCAAAAAGGGGAGCCTCGATGTCCGGGCTCCACTCTAAACGGTCCTCGATAATGGCTCGCAAAAGCGCCAGCCGTCCGCGCGCAACGCCGGTCTCGTGGCCGGTGGAGCGGAATATCGGGCAGGCCACCTGACAGAACCCGCAGCGGTTACAATGCGATATCTCGTCGTAATGTTCGGAAATGGTCATGATATATTTTCTTAAATACAAAAACCAGAAGCTATCTCAAAAATAGTAGATCACGTCCAAGGGTCCGCCTCCGGCGGATTAGATGCATTTTTGAGATTGCTTCTAAACTTTTCCCGGCAAACGACCAGGTGAAAATACATGCTGCGGGTCCAGGGCGGCCTTGATACGGTGCATCACCTTCCATTGCGGCCGATCGACTCCGAAAACATCGTTATGCGTTTTGAAATCAGCGGACGCTTTTTCCATGACCACATGCCCGCCCAGTCGATCGCCGAGGCCCCACAGCTGAGCCCACAGAGCATTGGACAGGTTTTCAAAGCCGGCCAAGATGCGGCCGCAGCCGACATCTAAGAATAATTTGGCGTCCGGCACCTGTTTATCCAGCACCTGAACAAACCCGATCGTCTGGTCAAGGGGAAGGTCAGCCCGCAGAATGAAAGCTGCCTGTGACAGCTCTGCATAGACATTTTTGAAAATGCCATCCTGAACATAATAATCTTGTTCCGGGTTTTGGGTCAAACCGGCCTTATCACATAATATATGTGTTCTTTTAATTTGCTCGGTAACGGTTTTATCAAACCCCTCAAATCCGAACGCCAATTTGTAGCGTCGGCGGGTGTCTTCATCCGCCTGCCCATTTGCCGGCCGCATGACAACAAAAACCGGTATGAGTTGAGATGTGATCACCTGCGACGCAAGAGCTGCGCAGGCCGATAAGGATCCTTCTACCGTTATGGCGCTGCAGCGCTCGGGTATGGTCATTGTACGACAGGTCACTTCGGTAATCAGGCCCAGGGTCCCGGCAGAACCGATCATCAAACGCGTCATATCATAGCCGGCGACATTTTTGACAACCTTACCGCCGGCTGAAATTGTCAGACCGCTGCCGTTTAAAAAGTGTAGGCCCAAAACAAGATCCCGCGGAGCACCGTAGTGCATGCGTTCGGGCCCGCAGGCGGCCAGCGCCATTACACCGCCAATAGAATGATCTTGTAGCGCGAAAGAGGGCCGCAGGGGCAGCCACTGGTGTTGCTCTGCAAGTTGCCGTTGGAGAACATCAAGGCCGACGCCGGCCCCTACCGATACAAACTGATTGTAAGGGTCAAACTCAAAAATCCTATCAAGCACAGCGCTATTTAAACGGTCACAGTCACCAATGGGCACGTTGCCAAAATGCGGAAACGTACCGCAGCCGGTGGGTATCAAGGCCTTTCCCCTGGCAGCTGTACTTTGAATCGTCTCGCTCAGTTCCTTTTCAGCCGCACTCTGATAGTCTGTGCTGACAATCGGCGATCGCAAAGAAGTTTTATGGGTGCTTTCTTCTGAAGGGGATAGCGGAATGACTTTACCGGGATTTAACAGTCTATCCGAATCAAAGGCTTGCTGTACGCCCCTTTGGGCAATGAAATCCAATTCTGAAAAAACCAGACGCATGGCATCAATTTTTTCAAGACCAACGCCATGCTCACCGGAAATGGTGCCCCCCAGTTCGACACAGGCCTGCATGATTTCCCAGCCCGCTTTTTTCACCCGTTTGAGCTGATCGGCATCCCTGGAATCGAAAAATATCAATGGATGCAGATTGCCGTCTCCGGCATGAAACACATTGCCATGCTTAAAATCGTATTTAGCAACGATCTGCGCCACCCGCGCCAGCGCCTCGGGCAATTTGGTTCGCGGCACCGTGCAATCGTTGACCAGATAATTGGGGGCCAGACGCGCCACCGCACCGAATGCGCCGCGCCGGCCTTCCCAGAGGCGATTGCGCTGGGCGTCATCTTTGGCCTCACGAATCTCACGGCAATGATTTTGACGACACAGCTCGCTGATTTGAGCGACCTGGTCCTTAAGGCCGACAGAAAGCCCTTCGACTTCTACGATCAGCACCGCCGCTGCATCCCGCGGATAGCCGCAGGCATAACTGTCTTCGACCGCATTGATGATCGGGGCATCCATCATTTCAAGCGTAGTGGGTAAAATTCCGGCCGAAATAATATCCGATACCGATTCAGCCGCATCGCCAATATCATCATAGACAACGAGCAGAGTGATAATTTTTTCAGGCAGCGGTAGGATGCGCGCCGTGACTTCAGTTACGATTCCCATGGTGCCCTCACTGCCGATCAGGGTGCCGCGAAGGTCATATCCCGGCGGGTCATAAGCGCAACCGCCGACGTGAATCATCTCACCATTGGAAAGAACAACGTCCAAACCCATGATGTGGTTAGTGGTCACACCATATTTTAAGCAGCGGGGGCCACCGGAATTTTCACCGACATTGCCGCCCAGGGTCGCCACTTTCTGACTGGCGGGATCGGGTGCATAGAAAAAGCCCAAGGGTGCCAAGGCGTTCTGAAGCTCTAGGTTGGTAACACCGGGTTGTATCACCGCACAGCGACGTTGCGGTGAAATGTCGATGATCCTATTTAAGCGCGACAGACAGATGACCACACCGCCGGATATCAATACGGTGCCACCCGAAAGATTGGTGCCAAACCCGCGCGGCACAAATGGAACCCCGGCGTCACGGGTTACTTTGACGACCCGGGCCACCTCATGGGTGTCGGCCGGAAAAACAACCACACCGGGCTGCCCTTTAGCCAGCGAGGCATCATAGGAATACAATTCGGTTTCTGCCCGTGACACAGAAACCTGGGCCTCGCCGACGATTTGCCGAAGGCTGGATATGAATTCATCATTCAGCATTTATCGACCTTGAGTGTGAAGTGACTAAAGTGATCTAAAGTGACTAAAGTTAAAAAATTCTGTCGTATTTTAAAAGATGGAGCAACGCGAGAACTTAGCTTTAGTCATTTCGAACTTTAGTTCAATTTAGTTCACTTTCCGATTCAAACTCAATCAAGCATTCAGCAGGGACATGGCAGCCTCGGAACCTGCGGCCAGATCGGTTTTGCAATCCTGCACCGCCAGCGCCCGGCTGATAGCCGTCAGGAAAAAGAGGACATTTTCTGCTGATGAAGAATATCCCATTAATCCCACGCGCCAGACCTGGCCGGCCAACGCTCCCAGACCTGCCCCGATCTCAAGATTGAAGGTTTCTAACAAATAAGTGCGCACCCTGGCTTCATCAACCCCTTCAGGCACGCGCATTGTATTCAGGGTCGGCAGGCGGTGCTCGGGTTTGACCAGCATATCAAGACCCATTGCCTCGACACCGGCAACCAGTGCCCGATGGTTCTTATAGTGACGTTCAAAACGATCCTGTAGGCCCTCTTCTTCGATCAGCAAAAGGGCTTCCAAAAGCGCATAGTTTAGCGTGCTGGAGCTGGTATGGTGATACACCCGGGGGGAAGATCCCCAGTATTTGTCCAGCAGGGTGATATCCAGATACCAGCTGCGGATCGGATGCTTACGGTTGTGGGCCGCCTCGATGGCGCGATCGCTGAACGTCACCGGTGCCAGCCCCGGCGGAGCGCCGATGCATTTCTGAGAGCAGCTGTAAGCGGCATCCAACCCCCATTCATCGGTTTTGATTTCGAGACCGCCTAAGGAGGTCACCGTATCGAGCATGATCATGACATCATTTTCCTTTGCCAATCGCACGATATCATCCATTGGCTGCTGTACCCCGGTAGACGTCTCAGCATGAACAAGCGCAATAATTTTAAACCCTTTATCTTTAAAGGCATCTTCAACCTGTTGTGGATCCGTTGGTCGGCCCCATTCACCTTCAATGACCGTTACGTCAGCCTCCTGGCGCTCGGCCATTTGGCGCAATCGATCTCCAAAATAGCCGTGTACACAGACCAGAACCGGATCTTCCGGCTCTATCAGGTTGGCCACGCAGGCCTCCATGCCCGATGTGCCGGTGCCCGGGGTGGCATGGGTCAGGCGGTTTTGCGTCTGGAAAACCTGACGCAGAAGGTCACCGATCTGGTCAAGCGCTTTAAAATAGGCCGGGTCCATGTGTCCGATGACCGGCGATGTCAGCGCCCGGTAAACCCTTGGATGAATATCCAAAGGACCGGGGCCCATAAGCTTTCTCAGCGGCGCTTCGGTTGATTGTGATGCCATAGTCAACTCCTTATGTTCAAACGGATTTAAAATTGTGGAAAGGATCTGAACAACTGCGATGACGAATCGTTCGGGCAAACCTTATCAGCAAATCGCCAGTTGATGCCGGCGATATGAGGCGAGTATAAAGAGATGCGACAACACTGTCAATAAAGAGCACCACTCAACTGTCATGTTCCACAAATATATACAAAATCTTGGTATATTTTTAAAACATTATGTTGTTTTTGCATGAGAAAAATTCCAAATCACAAAATCACAAATATCAAATGGTTCGACAAGCCGTTCGACAGGCTCACGGTCCTGAGCAGAGTCGAAGGACTCACCACCCTGAGCAAAGTCGAAGGGCAAATCGCAATGACCAGAATTCAAAATTTCAAATGTTTTGGTAAATGAAAACTTGAGATTTGGGATTTATTTGGCCTGCGACGAGTTCAGGCCAAGTCGTAATTTGGTGCTTGGAAATTGGGATTTTTATTTGGTATAAGATCGATGAGGGTTTCATAAAAGACGCACACAGGGTACATCGCTATAATCATAAATCGATTTTTAAAACAGGTTTTTTAGCCATGGAAATATTAGAAAAAATACCGGTCAAGATCGCCCCCAAAAAGGTCGCTAAAATTCTGCGTCTGGATTCCGACAGGGACGCTCAGCTCGTCCAACAGCTGATCGCCATGGCCCAGACCCATATTGCACCCAGGGCGGCGTATAAGCTTTGTTATATTGATGAAAAAATGGATGATGCCGTCATCGTTGAGGGCCTGCATTTTAAAAGCAAGGTGTTGCGCAAAAACTTAGATCCCGTTGAGCGCCTGTTTGCGTATGTGGTGACGCTTGGGCCCGGTCTGGAAGAGGAGATCCAAAAGTTAGATGACCCCTTGGAAAAATATTATCTGGATATCATCGGCAATGTGGCGTTAAACGGGGTTCGCAAAAATCTGCAGGAACACCTGT
Proteins encoded in this region:
- a CDS encoding FAD-linked oxidase C-terminal domain-containing protein: MLNDEFISSLRQIVGEAQVSVSRAETELYSYDASLAKGQPGVVVFPADTHEVARVVKVTRDAGVPFVPRGFGTNLSGGTVLISGGVVICLSRLNRIIDISPQRRCAVIQPGVTNLELQNALAPLGFFYAPDPASQKVATLGGNVGENSGGPRCLKYGVTTNHIMGLDVVLSNGEMIHVGGCAYDPPGYDLRGTLIGSEGTMGIVTEVTARILPLPEKIITLLVVYDDIGDAAESVSDIISAGILPTTLEMMDAPIINAVEDSYACGYPRDAAAVLIVEVEGLSVGLKDQVAQISELCRQNHCREIREAKDDAQRNRLWEGRRGAFGAVARLAPNYLVNDCTVPRTKLPEALARVAQIVAKYDFKHGNVFHAGDGNLHPLIFFDSRDADQLKRVKKAGWEIMQACVELGGTISGEHGVGLEKIDAMRLVFSELDFIAQRGVQQAFDSDRLLNPGKVIPLSPSEESTHKTSLRSPIVSTDYQSAAEKELSETIQSTAARGKALIPTGCGTFPHFGNVPIGDCDRLNSAVLDRIFEFDPYNQFVSVGAGVGLDVLQRQLAEQHQWLPLRPSFALQDHSIGGVMALAACGPERMHYGAPRDLVLGLHFLNGSGLTISAGGKVVKNVAGYDMTRLMIGSAGTLGLITEVTCRTMTIPERCSAITVEGSLSACAALASQVITSQLIPVFVVMRPANGQADEDTRRRYKLAFGFEGFDKTVTEQIKRTHILCDKAGLTQNPEQDYYVQDGIFKNVYAELSQAAFILRADLPLDQTIGFVQVLDKQVPDAKLFLDVGCGRILAGFENLSNALWAQLWGLGDRLGGHVVMEKASADFKTHNDVFGVDRPQWKVMHRIKAALDPQHVFSPGRLPGKV
- a CDS encoding aminotransferase class V-fold PLP-dependent enzyme, which codes for MASQSTEAPLRKLMGPGPLDIHPRVYRALTSPVIGHMDPAYFKALDQIGDLLRQVFQTQNRLTHATPGTGTSGMEACVANLIEPEDPVLVCVHGYFGDRLRQMAERQEADVTVIEGEWGRPTDPQQVEDAFKDKGFKIIALVHAETSTGVQQPMDDIVRLAKENDVMIMLDTVTSLGGLEIKTDEWGLDAAYSCSQKCIGAPPGLAPVTFSDRAIEAAHNRKHPIRSWYLDITLLDKYWGSSPRVYHHTSSSTLNYALLEALLLIEEEGLQDRFERHYKNHRALVAGVEAMGLDMLVKPEHRLPTLNTMRVPEGVDEARVRTYLLETFNLEIGAGLGALAGQVWRVGLMGYSSSAENVLFFLTAISRALAVQDCKTDLAAGSEAAMSLLNA
- a CDS encoding vitamin B12 dependent-methionine synthase activation domain-containing protein; the encoded protein is MEILEKIPVKIAPKKVAKILRLDSDRDAQLVQQLIAMAQTHIAPRAAYKLCYIDEKMDDAVIVEGLHFKSKVLRKNLDPVERLFAYVVTLGPGLEEEIQKLDDPLEKYYLDIIGNVALNGVRKNLQEHLCKQFGLEKISFMSPGSLQEWPIEEQGQLFRLLTDVEDAIGVRLTPSFLMIPTKSISGIYFQTEVSFFNCQLCQRGKCPGRKARYDEKLAQDYGIKE